The Mesorhizobium sp. NBSH29 genome has a segment encoding these proteins:
- a CDS encoding ABC transporter substrate-binding protein has translation MKIWKSVAAALALALASGTAAFAARTDLVVGVVLEPPHLDPTGGAAAAIDEIVYANLFEGLTRIGSKGEVMPGLAESWTASDDGKIYTFKLRSGVKFHDGSDFNADDVKFSLNRARAEDSTNAQKQIFAAIDTVEVIDPTTVKITLSHPEGLFLYNMGIGDAVIVAPESADTNKEKPIGTGPFKFDSWAKGSSIKLVKTDGYWGDPVALDKVEFRIIPDAASAVPALLSGDVQAFPNAQVGDALPQIEADPRLKVVIGTTEGETLLSFNNKKPPFDKLEVRQAIASAIDRKAIIDGASSGRGLPIGSHMSPTSPAYIDLTETYPHDVAKAKEYLKAAGLENGFKATLKLPPPAYARDGGEIIASQLREIGIDLEIIPVEWADWLSKVFTEKDFDATIVSHTEANDIDIYGRSGYYFQYENPAFNKVIADLAVENDDAKRNALLGEAQKILATDVPAVFLFELPKTGIWDAKLEGLWENSPIQANDVTKVKWAQ, from the coding sequence ATGAAAATTTGGAAATCCGTTGCCGCTGCACTGGCGCTTGCGCTGGCCTCTGGCACCGCCGCCTTTGCCGCTCGCACGGACCTGGTGGTTGGCGTAGTGCTGGAGCCTCCTCATCTCGATCCGACCGGCGGTGCAGCTGCAGCCATCGATGAAATTGTCTACGCAAATCTGTTCGAGGGTCTGACCCGCATTGGCTCGAAGGGCGAAGTGATGCCCGGCCTGGCCGAAAGCTGGACCGCTTCGGATGACGGAAAAATCTACACATTCAAGCTCAGAAGCGGCGTAAAATTCCACGATGGCAGTGATTTCAACGCCGATGACGTGAAATTCTCGCTGAACCGCGCCCGCGCGGAGGATTCGACCAACGCGCAGAAACAAATATTCGCAGCGATCGACACCGTCGAAGTGATCGATCCCACCACCGTCAAAATCACGCTCAGCCATCCAGAGGGCCTGTTCCTCTACAATATGGGAATTGGCGATGCAGTGATCGTGGCGCCCGAGAGTGCAGACACCAACAAGGAAAAGCCTATCGGCACCGGTCCGTTCAAGTTTGACAGCTGGGCCAAGGGCTCTTCGATCAAGCTGGTGAAGACTGATGGCTATTGGGGTGATCCGGTCGCGCTCGACAAGGTCGAGTTCCGCATCATCCCTGATGCAGCTTCAGCCGTGCCGGCGCTGCTCTCTGGTGACGTACAGGCCTTCCCCAACGCTCAGGTCGGTGACGCGCTACCGCAAATCGAGGCAGACCCGCGCCTCAAGGTTGTCATCGGTACGACCGAAGGCGAGACACTGTTGTCGTTCAACAACAAGAAGCCGCCTTTCGACAAGCTGGAAGTGCGCCAGGCAATCGCCTCCGCCATCGACCGCAAGGCGATCATCGATGGCGCATCCTCAGGCCGCGGATTGCCGATTGGCTCGCATATGTCGCCGACCAGTCCGGCCTATATCGACCTGACCGAAACCTATCCGCACGATGTGGCCAAGGCGAAGGAATATTTGAAGGCGGCCGGACTCGAGAACGGCTTCAAGGCGACGCTGAAACTGCCGCCGCCAGCCTATGCGCGCGACGGCGGCGAGATCATCGCCTCGCAATTGCGCGAGATCGGAATCGATCTTGAGATCATCCCCGTAGAATGGGCAGACTGGCTGAGCAAGGTGTTTACTGAAAAGGATTTCGACGCCACCATTGTCTCTCACACCGAGGCCAATGACATCGATATTTACGGCCGTTCCGGCTACTATTTCCAGTATGAAAACCCCGCCTTCAACAAGGTGATCGCCGATCTCGCAGTTGAGAACGACGACGCCAAGCGAAATGCGCTTCTGGGTGAAGCCCAGAAGATCCTCGCCACCGACGTTCCGGCAGTGTTCCTGTTTGAACTGCCCAAGACCGGCATCTGGGATGCCAAGCTGGAAGGTCTGTGGGAAAACTCGCCGATCCAGGCCAATGACGTGACGAAGGTTAAATGGGCGCAATAG
- a CDS encoding ABC transporter permease — protein MLAYLAKRLLIGLATLVVASLVVFGVLEILPGDPARLMLGMNATEDAVRALQSEMGLDQPMLVRYFNWVGNMLHLDFGQSYTYSVPVIDLVAERVVVSLPLALMALTLSTAIAIPVGLFAASRRGSTSDTVAMGIAQFGVAVPNFWFALLLIYVFAVWLRLVPAGGFPGWDAGVWPALKALMLPAIALALPQAAILARVTRSGLLDVLGEDYIRTARAKGLTRSRVLWRHALRNALIPVVTILGLQFSFLLAGTIIIENVFYLPGLGRLVLQAIAQRDIIVVESVVMLLVVAVVTVNLLVDLSYAIVDPRLRVAR, from the coding sequence ATGCTCGCCTATCTCGCCAAACGCCTTTTGATCGGCCTCGCAACGCTCGTCGTTGCCTCGCTGGTGGTGTTTGGCGTCCTGGAAATCCTGCCCGGAGACCCTGCCCGGCTGATGCTAGGCATGAACGCCACGGAAGATGCTGTACGCGCGCTGCAGAGCGAGATGGGCCTCGATCAGCCCATGCTGGTGCGCTACTTCAACTGGGTTGGAAACATGCTACACCTCGATTTCGGTCAATCCTACACCTATTCCGTTCCGGTGATTGACCTAGTGGCGGAGCGTGTTGTCGTTTCTCTGCCGCTTGCCTTGATGGCGCTTACGTTATCGACTGCCATCGCCATTCCGGTCGGCCTGTTTGCCGCCTCGCGGCGCGGCAGCACGTCTGACACCGTCGCCATGGGAATAGCGCAATTCGGCGTAGCGGTGCCGAATTTCTGGTTCGCGTTGCTGTTGATTTATGTGTTTGCCGTCTGGCTGCGGCTGGTTCCGGCGGGCGGCTTTCCCGGTTGGGACGCCGGTGTGTGGCCGGCTCTCAAGGCCCTGATGCTGCCGGCCATCGCGCTGGCGCTGCCGCAGGCTGCGATCCTAGCGCGCGTGACCCGTTCGGGCCTGCTTGACGTGCTGGGCGAAGACTATATCCGCACAGCCCGTGCCAAAGGCCTGACACGGAGCCGCGTGCTATGGCGCCATGCTTTGCGCAATGCTCTGATCCCGGTGGTGACCATTTTGGGCCTGCAATTTTCCTTCCTGCTCGCTGGCACCATCATCATTGAAAACGTGTTTTACTTACCCGGCCTCGGCAGGCTGGTGCTACAGGCAATCGCCCAGCGCGACATCATCGTGGTGGAAAGCGTGGTGATGCTGCTAGTGGTGGCAGTCGTGACGGTCAATCTACTGGTCGACCTTTCCTACGCTATCGTTGACCCACGCCTGAGGGTGGCCCGATGA
- a CDS encoding ABC transporter permease, producing MTTDTLASETFGSLVAKAFANRSFVTGFVIIAIIAAMALISFVWTPYDVTKLIVADRMQPPSAQHLFGTDHFGRDILSMIMVGARNSIAVALVAVGIGMGIGVPLGCWAAARGGFVDEILMRFNDLVFAFPALLSAVMITAIFGPGAVNAIIAIGIFNIPVFARVARAGALSLWPREYILAARASGKGNFLITVEHIIPNITNMLLVQGTIQFALGILAEAGLSYLGLGAQPPMPSWGRMLFEAQTRMAVAPYMAIFPGFAIVFTVLALNLLGDGLSDVLDPKLRRQR from the coding sequence ATGACCACGGACACTCTTGCCAGTGAAACATTTGGCAGCCTCGTGGCAAAAGCTTTTGCCAACCGGTCCTTTGTCACCGGTTTTGTCATCATTGCCATCATCGCTGCGATGGCTCTGATATCGTTTGTCTGGACGCCCTACGATGTGACCAAGTTGATCGTTGCCGACCGTATGCAGCCGCCTTCCGCGCAGCATCTGTTTGGCACCGATCATTTCGGTCGCGATATACTATCGATGATCATGGTCGGCGCCCGCAATTCTATCGCGGTGGCGCTGGTGGCGGTCGGCATTGGCATGGGCATCGGCGTGCCGCTCGGCTGCTGGGCAGCCGCACGCGGCGGTTTTGTTGACGAAATCCTGATGCGCTTCAACGATCTTGTATTTGCCTTTCCTGCTCTTTTGTCGGCTGTGATGATCACCGCGATCTTTGGCCCAGGCGCGGTCAATGCCATCATCGCCATCGGCATTTTTAACATTCCGGTTTTTGCCCGCGTTGCCCGCGCCGGCGCGCTGTCGCTATGGCCGCGCGAATACATTCTGGCCGCCCGTGCCTCCGGCAAGGGCAATTTCTTGATCACTGTCGAGCACATCATTCCCAATATCACCAACATGCTTCTGGTGCAGGGCACGATCCAGTTCGCGCTGGGCATTCTGGCTGAGGCTGGGCTTTCCTATCTGGGCCTTGGCGCCCAGCCACCGATGCCCAGTTGGGGGCGCATGCTGTTTGAGGCTCAAACGCGTATGGCGGTGGCGCCCTATATGGCGATTTTTCCGGGTTTTGCCATCGTCTTCACCGTGCTGGCGCTGAACCTTCTGGGCGACGGCCTGAGCGATGTGCTCGACCCCAAACTGAGGCGCCAGCGGTGA
- a CDS encoding ABC transporter ATP-binding protein, producing MSLLEIENLSLAIDSTVILKGIDLTIERGEVLGLVGESGSGKSMTALAVMQLLPQAARANGHISFDSIDILGASEDQMCRLRGDDIGMVFQEPMAALNPVKTIGEQVAEGIRLHTGATRADAETRARKILDRVGLPDDKFPLSSYPHQLSGGQRQRVVIAIACALKPKLLIADEPTTALDVVLQKQILELLRDLVDENRMGLLLISHDLAVVASMADRIAVMRDGAIMETGETARTLLAQVHPYTRQLAQASTHVPLRKPNAAPVAGQPAPSPLLTLESVSRIYPGRRTGLFGRAKPFKAVDAVSFNMVPGQSVALVGASGCGKSTLARMILALDRPTEGDIRFRGQTLIGKDQTELRASRRNMQVVFQDPYGSFNPRHRVERLVAEPLHLLDEKPTMREKRDRVAAALAEVGLDPRDMEKYPHEFSGGQRQRLSIARAIITRPKLVVADEPVSALDVSIRAQILDLFADLNSRLGVAYLFITHDLTVARAITDQVMVMDAGQIVERGDTSAVLDNPQSDAARALVAAAPDLRRAIARRLSG from the coding sequence GTGAGCTTGCTCGAGATCGAAAACCTGTCCTTGGCCATTGACAGCACTGTCATCCTGAAGGGTATAGACCTTACTATCGAGCGCGGCGAGGTGCTGGGGCTGGTGGGTGAATCCGGCTCCGGCAAATCGATGACGGCACTTGCGGTGATGCAGCTACTGCCGCAGGCCGCACGCGCCAACGGCCACATCAGCTTCGACAGCATCGACATTCTGGGCGCCAGCGAAGACCAGATGTGCCGGCTGCGCGGCGATGATATCGGCATGGTTTTTCAGGAACCGATGGCAGCGCTGAACCCGGTGAAGACGATCGGCGAACAGGTCGCTGAAGGTATTCGCTTGCACACCGGCGCTACCAGAGCCGACGCCGAGACCCGCGCCCGAAAAATCCTTGATCGCGTTGGCCTGCCCGACGATAAATTTCCGCTCTCCAGCTATCCCCACCAGCTCTCGGGCGGTCAGCGCCAGCGCGTGGTGATCGCCATCGCCTGTGCGCTAAAGCCAAAGCTGCTGATCGCCGACGAGCCGACCACGGCGCTAGACGTCGTGTTGCAAAAGCAGATTCTTGAGCTTCTGCGCGATCTCGTCGATGAGAACCGCATGGGACTACTGTTGATCTCGCATGATCTGGCGGTTGTGGCCTCGATGGCTGACCGCATCGCCGTAATGCGCGACGGCGCGATCATGGAAACCGGCGAGACCGCGCGCACGCTTCTGGCGCAAGTCCATCCCTACACGCGCCAATTGGCGCAGGCCTCCACCCACGTGCCGCTACGGAAGCCAAATGCAGCGCCGGTTGCAGGGCAGCCCGCCCCTTCCCCGCTGCTGACGCTCGAGAGTGTGTCGCGGATCTATCCGGGTAGGCGCACCGGCCTATTTGGTCGGGCCAAGCCTTTCAAGGCTGTGGATGCCGTGTCGTTTAACATGGTGCCTGGCCAGTCGGTCGCGCTGGTCGGCGCGTCGGGATGTGGAAAGTCCACCCTTGCCCGCATGATCCTTGCACTGGACCGGCCCACGGAAGGCGATATCCGCTTTCGCGGCCAAACCCTGATCGGCAAGGACCAGACAGAGTTGCGCGCCTCCCGACGCAACATGCAGGTGGTGTTTCAGGACCCATATGGCTCGTTCAACCCGCGCCATCGCGTCGAACGGCTGGTGGCCGAACCGCTGCATCTGCTCGACGAAAAGCCGACCATGCGCGAAAAACGCGACCGCGTGGCCGCCGCATTGGCGGAAGTAGGTCTCGATCCGCGCGACATGGAAAAATATCCGCACGAATTTTCCGGCGGCCAGCGCCAGCGCCTGTCGATCGCACGCGCCATCATCACTCGGCCCAAGCTGGTGGTGGCCGATGAGCCTGTCTCGGCCCTTGATGTTTCGATCCGTGCCCAGATCCTTGACCTTTTCGCCGACCTAAATAGCCGGCTGGGCGTCGCCTACCTGTTCATCACCCACGACCTGACAGTGGCGCGCGCCATCACCGACCAGGTGATGGTGATGGACGCTGGCCAAATCGTCGAGCGCGGCGATACATCAGCAGTTCTCGACAATCCCCAGTCCGATGCCGCCCGAGCGCTCGTGGCGGCCGCACCGGATCTGCGCCGGGCCATCGCAAGACGGCTTTCTGGCTAA
- a CDS encoding TerB family tellurite resistance protein yields MFKTLLADLRAVIEGDPGVRKVADDPAISAELLLLFRMILADGKVETSEMDVFRRICRDSFGIEESSLDAVIEYLRDFGYETNGKQAIAVFRSLEPERRKSLVLHMTEIAKADTELADQEIKILKRAFEMLEIDPQELVERSEG; encoded by the coding sequence GTGTTCAAGACGTTGCTTGCCGACCTTCGAGCGGTCATCGAAGGCGATCCGGGTGTGCGCAAGGTGGCCGATGACCCGGCCATATCCGCCGAACTGCTGCTTCTGTTCCGCATGATCCTGGCCGACGGCAAGGTGGAGACGAGCGAGATGGACGTCTTTCGACGCATTTGCCGCGATTCGTTTGGTATTGAAGAGAGCAGTCTTGATGCCGTTATCGAATATCTGCGCGACTTTGGCTACGAGACCAATGGCAAGCAGGCTATTGCCGTGTTTCGTAGCCTCGAGCCGGAGCGCCGCAAAAGTCTGGTCCTTCACATGACCGAAATCGCCAAGGCCGATACCGAATTGGCGGACCAGGAGATCAAAATCCTGAAGCGCGCATTCGAAATGCTGGAGATTGATCCGCAGGAATTGGTGGAACGGTCGGAAGGTTGA
- a CDS encoding TSUP family transporter, which translates to MIDPSTDLLTLLALAAFAAGFVDSIAGGGGLITVPALLLTGFAPVEALATNKLQGVFGSASATIAYASKGHVDLRKQLPSAVLALIGSVVGALVATVLPGEALKIALPLLLVAIALYFALKPNVDDIDRTERLSPFLFGLLVVPAIGFYDGMFGPGAGSFYMLAFVSLAGYGVLKATAHTKLLNFASNLGALGFFAFASVISWKIGLMMGVCQFIGARVGAGLAMKSGAKLIKPLLVIVCVALAIKLLSDPAHPLRALLRI; encoded by the coding sequence ATGATAGACCCATCCACCGACCTCCTGACCCTGCTGGCGCTTGCAGCCTTTGCTGCGGGCTTTGTCGACTCGATCGCCGGCGGTGGTGGGCTGATCACCGTGCCGGCGCTGCTTCTGACCGGATTCGCGCCCGTAGAGGCTCTAGCCACAAACAAGTTGCAGGGCGTTTTCGGATCGGCGTCCGCAACCATCGCCTACGCCTCCAAGGGCCATGTCGACCTGAGGAAGCAATTACCTTCAGCAGTCCTTGCACTGATCGGCTCTGTTGTTGGCGCGCTGGTGGCAACGGTGCTGCCCGGCGAAGCGCTGAAAATTGCGTTGCCTTTGCTGCTGGTCGCCATTGCGCTGTATTTTGCCTTGAAGCCAAATGTCGACGATATTGATCGCACCGAGCGGCTTTCACCCTTCCTGTTTGGATTGCTGGTGGTCCCGGCAATCGGATTTTATGATGGTATGTTCGGCCCAGGGGCCGGATCCTTCTATATGCTCGCCTTCGTCTCCCTGGCCGGCTACGGCGTGTTGAAAGCGACCGCCCATACCAAATTATTGAACTTCGCTTCCAATCTGGGCGCACTCGGCTTTTTTGCCTTTGCCAGTGTCATTTCCTGGAAGATTGGCCTGATGATGGGTGTGTGCCAATTCATCGGAGCCCGGGTTGGCGCCGGACTGGCAATGAAAAGCGGTGCAAAGCTGATCAAGCCGCTTCTGGTGATCGTCTGCGTGGCGCTGGCGATCAAACTGCTGTCAGACCCTGCGCATCCGCTCCGCGCGCTGCTGAGAATTTGA
- a CDS encoding helix-turn-helix domain-containing protein, which translates to MNFSPAGARDFFGLPMHALADSMVPLDDLFGQQTIRLREQLANEPDWQIRFDLVENFITARLSVSDQSETPAQWAYARLTETYGRVRIGTLAEEIGWSRRLMVEKFRDEIGLSPKTVARIARFGKARELAGRGGRWAEIAADCGYADQAHLVREFGELAGETPGAWAHRMTATASVAT; encoded by the coding sequence GTGAACTTTTCCCCGGCTGGCGCCCGGGATTTTTTCGGCCTGCCAATGCATGCACTGGCTGACAGTATGGTACCGCTCGACGATCTGTTTGGACAACAGACGATACGTCTGCGAGAGCAACTGGCAAACGAACCAGACTGGCAAATCCGGTTCGATCTCGTGGAAAACTTTATCACCGCCCGTCTGTCAGTCTCCGACCAATCGGAAACACCCGCGCAATGGGCCTACGCTCGATTGACTGAGACCTACGGCCGTGTGCGGATCGGAACGCTCGCCGAAGAGATCGGCTGGAGCCGCCGGCTGATGGTCGAAAAATTCCGCGATGAGATCGGGCTCTCGCCAAAAACTGTCGCGCGCATAGCCCGTTTCGGCAAGGCAAGAGAACTGGCCGGGCGCGGTGGCCGCTGGGCCGAGATAGCCGCCGATTGCGGCTACGCCGATCAGGCACATCTCGTACGAGAATTCGGCGAACTGGCAGGCGAGACGCCTGGCGCCTGGGCGCATCGCATGACAGCCACGGCGTCTGTCGCCACGTAA
- a CDS encoding VOC family protein: MADATIEPPRIFPTMRYADAGRMIDWLQQAFGFIVHARYGEGGRVDHAQLSFGSSMIMLGSDRDDAFCKIVGSPGQPGGKAIYVAVANVDAVHARAVAAGATIEEPPTDRDYGSREFICRDPEGNIWSFGTYYPKAHEKDG; encoded by the coding sequence ATGGCAGACGCCACAATCGAACCACCGCGGATTTTTCCCACCATGCGCTATGCGGACGCTGGAAGGATGATTGACTGGTTGCAGCAGGCCTTCGGATTCATCGTGCACGCCCGCTATGGCGAGGGCGGCCGGGTTGACCACGCGCAACTCTCGTTCGGCTCTTCCATGATCATGCTGGGCTCGGACCGCGACGATGCGTTCTGCAAGATCGTCGGCTCGCCGGGTCAGCCCGGTGGCAAGGCGATCTATGTCGCGGTCGCCAATGTCGATGCAGTCCATGCCCGCGCAGTGGCCGCCGGCGCGACCATCGAGGAACCGCCAACCGACCGCGATTATGGCAGCCGCGAATTCATCTGTCGCGATCCCGAAGGCAACATCTGGTCGTTCGGCACCTACTATCCAAAAGCGCATGAAAAAGATGGCTAA
- a CDS encoding cupin domain-containing protein → MKKMAKAERNRPMILKPGAGSHYDCGAMQTIFKADGVETGDSYSVSEWWLDPGAAGPGAHRHDANDEIFFVIAGTPRVLVGETWHDAKPGSFMRIPAGVTHDFDNPGKKRAGLFNVFIPGGFEKDMPNIVAWFGGGFKA, encoded by the coding sequence ATGAAAAAGATGGCTAAGGCCGAGCGCAACCGCCCCATGATCCTCAAACCGGGTGCCGGGAGTCACTATGATTGCGGCGCCATGCAGACGATTTTCAAGGCCGATGGCGTGGAAACCGGTGACAGCTATTCGGTCTCGGAATGGTGGTTGGACCCGGGCGCTGCCGGCCCGGGCGCACACAGGCACGATGCCAACGACGAGATCTTCTTCGTCATAGCCGGCACCCCGCGCGTGCTGGTCGGCGAAACCTGGCATGACGCCAAGCCCGGCAGCTTTATGCGCATACCCGCTGGCGTAACCCATGACTTCGACAATCCGGGCAAAAAACGCGCCGGTTTGTTCAACGTGTTCATCCCGGGTGGGTTTGAAAAAGACATGCCGAATATCGTGGCTTGGTTTGGCGGCGGATTCAAAGCATAG
- a CDS encoding cobyric acid synthase: protein MAKAIMLQGTGSDVGKTMLVAGLCRAALRRGLRVKPFKPQNMSNNAAVADIPGETGGGEIGRAQWLQAIACGVAPSIHMNPVLLKPQSEIGAQVVVQGKVFGQAKARDYQALKPKLMDAVLDSWEKLGADCDLVIVEGAGSPAEINLRSRDIANMGFATRADVPVVLVGDIDRGGVIASIAGTHLILPEADRAMVVGYLINKFRGDVSLFDDGILAIDKFTGWRCFGVVPWLKAAAMLPSEDSVVLERLAVGESRALKVAVPMLGRIANFDDLDPLKAEPQVEVVFVPPGKQLPADAGLVIIPGSKSTISDLLQFRENGWDRDLADHRRRGGHIVGLCGGYQMLGRVVRDPHGIEGLAIEVPGLGLLDVDTVMEREKSVRNVAAHSVAFGTPVEGYEIHLGMTTGPDCLRPVVRSGGVDDGAMSADGKVFGTYLHGYFNADATRTHFLETLGITGGGIDYRAEVERALDAIAEQLERHLDCDALFALAR from the coding sequence ATGGCCAAAGCGATCATGCTTCAGGGCACCGGCTCCGATGTCGGCAAGACGATGCTTGTTGCGGGGCTTTGCCGTGCCGCGTTGAGGCGTGGGCTCCGGGTAAAACCATTTAAGCCGCAAAACATGTCTAACAATGCAGCTGTCGCCGATATTCCAGGCGAAACCGGAGGCGGCGAGATCGGGCGGGCGCAGTGGCTGCAGGCGATCGCCTGCGGGGTTGCGCCCTCCATCCATATGAACCCTGTGCTGCTGAAGCCGCAAAGCGAGATCGGTGCGCAAGTAGTGGTTCAGGGGAAGGTCTTTGGCCAGGCCAAGGCGCGCGATTATCAGGCGCTAAAACCGAAACTGATGGATGCGGTGCTCGATTCTTGGGAAAAACTCGGCGCCGATTGCGATCTGGTGATTGTCGAGGGTGCCGGCTCGCCGGCAGAGATCAATTTGCGCAGCCGTGACATTGCCAATATGGGCTTCGCCACGCGCGCCGATGTGCCGGTGGTGCTGGTTGGCGATATCGACCGGGGAGGGGTAATTGCCTCGATTGCAGGCACCCATCTGATCTTGCCGGAAGCCGACCGCGCCATGGTCGTGGGTTATCTCATCAACAAGTTTCGCGGTGATGTCTCGCTGTTTGATGACGGCATATTGGCCATCGATAAGTTCACTGGCTGGCGCTGCTTTGGCGTCGTGCCGTGGCTGAAGGCGGCGGCGATGTTGCCGTCTGAGGATTCGGTGGTGCTGGAACGGCTTGCCGTCGGCGAAAGCCGGGCGCTCAAAGTGGCAGTGCCGATGCTCGGCCGCATCGCCAATTTCGACGATCTCGATCCGCTTAAAGCAGAGCCGCAGGTGGAGGTGGTGTTCGTGCCTCCCGGGAAGCAGCTGCCTGCTGATGCCGGGCTGGTCATCATCCCAGGATCCAAGTCGACCATCTCGGACCTTTTGCAATTTCGCGAAAATGGCTGGGACAGAGACCTTGCCGACCACCGCCGCCGAGGCGGCCACATTGTCGGTCTGTGCGGCGGTTATCAGATGCTCGGGCGCGTGGTTCGCGATCCGCATGGCATCGAGGGGCTGGCCATCGAAGTGCCTGGCCTCGGTCTGCTCGACGTTGATACGGTGATGGAGCGGGAAAAATCCGTACGTAATGTCGCTGCCCATTCGGTCGCCTTCGGCACACCGGTCGAAGGCTACGAGATACATCTTGGCATGACTACCGGCCCGGACTGCCTTCGTCCCGTGGTGCGCTCAGGCGGCGTGGATGACGGAGCCATGTCTGCCGATGGCAAGGTTTTCGGGACCTATCTGCACGGCTACTTTAACGCCGATGCCACCCGCACCCACTTTCTCGAAACCCTCGGCATCACCGGCGGCGGCATCGACTACCGTGCCGAAGTCGAACGCGCGCTGGATGCCATCGCCGAGCAACTGGAACGACATCTCGATTGCGACGCGTTGTTTGCGCTCGCGCGGTAG
- a CDS encoding dimethylsulfoniopropionate lyase — translation MTANFEELRHAFRSFLLQTPSSPVRSFMADIDWEMKERRLHSRPLACLKHLPRAVDSAAGSARELAQRLACQAAALAWGQTYTAQDFGPDFLDKYGWTELFGTRGHFRNDRIAGGFLLLGPGVVYPDHHHVAEEIYIPLTGGTEWRMDDGDFVPRAGGEVIHHRSNANHAMRTGAAPLLALYLWRGGDLAQRSVIDVGREAG, via the coding sequence GTGACTGCAAATTTCGAAGAACTCAGGCACGCCTTTCGCAGCTTTCTGCTGCAGACTCCATCGAGCCCGGTGCGCAGTTTCATGGCCGATATCGACTGGGAAATGAAGGAGCGGCGGTTGCACTCGCGCCCACTGGCTTGCCTGAAACATTTGCCGCGTGCGGTGGACAGCGCAGCCGGATCGGCGCGCGAACTGGCGCAGCGCCTTGCCTGCCAGGCAGCAGCGCTCGCCTGGGGGCAGACTTATACGGCACAGGATTTCGGCCCGGATTTTCTCGACAAGTACGGCTGGACGGAGCTTTTCGGCACGCGCGGCCATTTTCGCAATGATCGCATTGCCGGCGGGTTTCTGCTGTTGGGTCCGGGCGTCGTTTACCCGGATCACCACCATGTCGCGGAGGAGATTTACATTCCGCTGACCGGCGGCACTGAGTGGCGCATGGACGATGGCGATTTTGTTCCACGTGCTGGCGGCGAGGTTATCCACCATCGCTCCAACGCCAACCACGCCATGCGCACTGGCGCAGCGCCGCTTCTGGCGCTCTATCTTTGGCGTGGCGGCGATCTCGCGCAGCGTTCGGTGATCGATGTCGGGCGGGAGGCGGGCTAA